The following coding sequences lie in one Zingiber officinale cultivar Zhangliang chromosome 2B, Zo_v1.1, whole genome shotgun sequence genomic window:
- the LOC122045578 gene encoding uncharacterized CRM domain-containing protein At3g25440, chloroplastic-like: MGSRAALSLSKVLQRSRHPRFLLPRSAPIPLPPSPLPLLTLTLRSHVPSLGSFDTCWGARGFSYGSANLVLPDGKPRFEIHEIDQPPKEKYRTKKRLKLQRKRDKRKRKEANKADPRRIRPKGKKKDRFPSQEDRIKYKIEKAKIKEALLIEKLRKYEIQKSQGPEIKPEDLSGEERFYLKKIAQKKSNYVPVGRRGIFGGVILNMHLHWKKHETVKVICKPCKPGQVHEYAEELERLSGGVPIQIIGKDTIIFYRGKDYVQPEVMSPIDTLSKKKALEKSKYEQSLDTVRRFISISEKELELYYRHVALYGDPNTRNADFVYGDAKGNSQFRTTKVLHSPELGNAVSTSHDSSVDSFISSTGEISSDQSDKDDF; this comes from the exons ATGGGAAGCCGTGCTGCTCTCTCTTTGTCAAAAGTACTTCAAAGGTCTCGTCATCCTCGTTTCCTCCTCCCTCGCTCTGCTCCCATCCCGCTTCCTCcctcccctcttcctctccttaCCCTCACTCTCCGCTCTCATGTTCCCTCTCTCGGTTCCTTCGACACATGCTGGGGTGCCCGTGGCTTCAGCTACGGCTCCGCCAATCTCGTCCTCCCCGATGGCAAACCACGGTTCGAGATTCACGAGATCGATCAGCCCCCCAAGGAGAAGTATCGGACCAAGAAGAGGCTGAAGCTTCAAAGGAAGCGGGATAAGCGGAAGCGCAAGGAGGCGAATAAGGCAGACCCGCGACGGATCCGACCTAAGGGTAAGAAGAAGGATAGATTTCCCTCCCAGGAGGATCGGATCAAGTATAAGATTGAAAAG GCCAAAATTAAAGAAGCATTGTTGATTGAGAAGTTAAGGAAATATGAAATTCAGAAAAGTCAAGGCCCGGAGATCAAACCAGAAGACTTGTCAGGGGAAGAACGCTTTTACCTGAAAAAGATTGCTCAAAAAAAGTCCAATTATGTACCTGTGGGAAGGCGAGGTATCTTTGGTGGTGTAATATTGAATATGCACTTGCATTGGAAAAAGCATGAGACAGTTAAGGTCATCTGCAAGCCATGTAAACCTGGTCAAGTTCATGAGTATGCAGAAGAGTTGGAGAGGTTGAGTGGTGGGGTACCCATCCAAATTATTGGAAAAGACACGATAATATTTTATCGGGGAAAGGACTATGTTCAACCTGAAGTTATGTCACCCATTGACACACTGTCCAAGAAGAAA GcacttgaaaagtccaagtatgaacaATCACTTGATACAGTTAGGCGCTTCATTTCAATATCTGAGAAGGAGCTTGAACTTTACTACCGACATGTAGCACTTTATGGTGATCCAAACACCCGCAATGCTGATTTTGTATATGGGGATGCTAAGGGAAATTCACAGTTTAGAACAACAAAAGTGCTACACTCACCTGAGTTAGGAAATGCTGTATCAACTAGTCATGATTCGTCTGTTGATTCTTTTATCTCTTCAACTGGTGAAATCTCTAGTGATCAATCAGATAAAGATGATTTCTGA